Proteins encoded by one window of Cyprinus carpio isolate SPL01 chromosome B6, ASM1834038v1, whole genome shotgun sequence:
- the LOC109084855 gene encoding atypical chemokine receptor 3, with protein sequence MSVNVNDFNDILAALGDLNFSALDDNISHVEVCHSTFSQRALLYALSILYIFLFIIGLAANALVVWVNVRSERKRYETHLYILNLAIADLCVVATLPVSISSLLQLGHWPFGDAMCKITHLVFSVNLFSSIFFLTCMSVDRYLSVKLFGDSPSQRKRRTRQLICVGVWLLAFFAALPETYFLQAEKYSHSDIIICKPVYPVDSTKEWIVGIQMSFFVLGFAIPFPIIAVFYVLLAGTIQPSADQERRISRRLIFTYIVVFLVCWLPYHGALLLDTLIFLNVLPFNCTLENALYAALNLTQWFSLLHCCVNPIIYNFINKNYRYDLMKAFIFKYSTKTGLARLIDASRVSEAEYSAVENQGPL encoded by the exons ATGAGTGTGAACGTGAATGACTTCAATGACATTTTGGCCGCACTGGGTGATCTGAACTTCTCAGCCCTTGATGATAATATCTCCCATGTGGAAGTGTGTCACAGCACCTTCAGCCAGAGGGCTTTGCTCTATGCCCTCTCTATTCTCtacatcttcctcttcatcatCGGCCTGGCTGCCAATGCTCTGGTGGTGTGGGTGAATGTGCGATCTGAAAGGAAACGTTATGAAACTCACCTGTATATCCTCAACCTTGCCATCGCTGACCTCTGTGTAGTGGCCACTCTTCCGGTCTCCATTAGTTCTCTGCTTCAACTCGGCCACTGGCCGTTTGGTGATGCCATGTGCAAAATTACACACCTGGTCTTCAGTGTCAACCTCTTCAGCAGTATCTTTTTCCTTACATGTATGAGTGTGGACCGCTACCTGTCCGTGAAACTTTTTGGAGATAGTCCCAGTCAGAGGAAGAGAAGGACCAGGCAGCTAATTTGTGTTGGCGTTTGGCTGCTGGCATTCTTTGCCGCCCTCCCTGAAACATACTTCCTCCAGGCGGAGAAATACAGCCATTCAGACATCATCATATGTAAACCAGTGTACCCGGTGGACAGTACTAAGGAGTGGATAGTTGGAATCCAAATGAGCTTCTTTGTCCTCGGCTTTGCCATCCCCTTCCCTATCATTGCTGTGTTCTACGTCCTCCTGGCCGGTACCATCCAACCCTCAGCTGACCAGGAACGTCGTATCAGTCGCCGCCTCATCTTCACCTACATTGTTGTCTTCCTAGTGTGTTGGCTTCCCTACCATGGAGCTCTCCTGCTTGACACTCTAATCTTTCTCAACGTGCTTCCCTTCAACTGCACACTGGAGAACGCTCTCTATGCAGCACTGAATCTCACCCAGTGGTTCTCTCTCCTTCACTGCTGTGTGAACCCCATCATCTACAac ttcatcaaCAAGAACTACCGTTACGACCTGATGAAAGCCTTCATCTTCAAGTACTCTACCAAAACTGGCCTCGCTAGGCTTATCGATGCCTCACGTGTGTCTGAGGCAGAATACTCTGCTGTGGAGAACCAGGGACCATTATGA